The following are encoded in a window of Sutcliffiella horikoshii genomic DNA:
- a CDS encoding DUF6005 family protein has protein sequence MIKVHCFVSCVCEVIKKTDGVDHRPFYFGVWDADFDVSPDGILSYHSENINHDFFKTWYEMLYGIKIHRWYDEKKSKLTNVMTLLELMKNKPSYRSIMVMLDLSMLPERENKFHQSPFPHYVMLEETDDPKEWFMFDPDFRWEGRLPKQKILDAIMVPDVRGGYYFDAKQINPTNAETIEAYFQTCMKHDENPMSEAIRKIVELFSRGTEKHRRSELSDALKQIPVLAIRKYAYEHAFAFFWEADGYSEEWFEAWCDEIEKLVKGFTAIQYRAMKYAMTADDTVLKEIHEKINEQEKLEYFIKKGLNECFEAWVSNKHTEVLA, from the coding sequence ATGATTAAAGTTCATTGCTTCGTAAGTTGTGTATGTGAAGTAATTAAAAAAACAGATGGCGTGGACCATCGCCCTTTTTATTTTGGTGTATGGGATGCGGATTTCGACGTTTCACCAGACGGCATTTTAAGCTACCATTCCGAAAATATCAATCACGATTTTTTTAAAACTTGGTATGAGATGCTATATGGTATAAAGATTCATCGTTGGTATGACGAGAAAAAGTCAAAACTTACAAATGTCATGACTTTGCTTGAATTAATGAAAAATAAACCAAGTTACCGGTCCATTATGGTAATGCTTGACTTATCCATGCTTCCTGAACGTGAAAACAAGTTTCATCAAAGCCCATTCCCTCACTATGTCATGTTAGAGGAAACAGATGATCCAAAGGAATGGTTTATGTTTGATCCCGATTTCAGGTGGGAAGGGAGATTACCAAAACAAAAGATTCTAGATGCGATTATGGTTCCAGATGTAAGAGGCGGGTACTACTTTGACGCAAAACAGATAAATCCAACTAATGCGGAAACCATTGAAGCTTATTTCCAGACATGTATGAAACATGATGAAAATCCCATGTCAGAGGCTATTCGTAAAATAGTAGAATTATTTTCTAGAGGTACCGAAAAGCATAGGCGGTCTGAACTTTCAGATGCTTTAAAGCAGATACCTGTGTTGGCAATCAGAAAATATGCCTATGAACACGCCTTTGCCTTCTTTTGGGAGGCTGATGGTTACTCAGAGGAATGGTTTGAAGCATGGTGCGATGAAATTGAAAAACTTGTTAAAGGGTTTACGGCCATACAATATCGGGCGATGAAATATGCAATGACAGCCGATGATACTGTATTAAAAGAAATTCATGAAAAAATAAATGAACAAGAGAAACTTGAATATTTTATCAAAAAAGGTCTAAATGAATGCTTTGAAGCCTGGGTGTCAAATAAACACACGGAAGTACTAGCTTGA
- the asbD gene encoding petrobactin biosynthesis protein AsbD, whose product MLNREELYQAVYDILKHKLEIPTWKSFEENARLNEDLYMDSIMILQLILHLELDLGLNIPDDMFVPKDFHTVETLLNFLEELSKNSYEKERHV is encoded by the coding sequence ATGCTAAATCGAGAAGAGCTTTATCAGGCTGTGTACGATATATTGAAACATAAATTAGAAATACCAACATGGAAGTCTTTCGAAGAGAACGCAAGATTGAATGAAGATTTGTATATGGATTCCATTATGATTCTACAACTTATTTTACATTTAGAGTTGGATTTGGGTCTAAATATCCCGGATGACATGTTTGTGCCAAAGGACTTCCATACTGTTGAAACATTATTGAACTTTTTGGAGGAGTTGTCCAAGAACTCTTATGAAAAGGAGAGACACGTATGA
- a CDS encoding AMP-binding protein, whose translation MFFINDQFYSKGDLHQQFERFDQMNVLRDCRKKRIAVCTNNVFDALALTLYIKENGGSVVPIHAATPRDAAIRVAHKSSSHILLFENFNSPILMINDRVEKQGVLVQMSSGTTGEPKCLERSWEDIQEEIDSYNKSLPVDKGTVPIIACPISHSYGLISGVLTALDRETNPIILHNLNPKYVLKKLMETPNHLLYASPAFIDTLTKLSPQDFSFHNVMTSGMLMSAKCLEDLKSKTNRVLQQYGCSEAGCIAINPDVQEPHEMGFPLGHFTLKAGQDKNDPKEVIVHGKRKVIHTNDIGYINDSGSLCLLGRRDDMINVAGLNVYPHEVEEVLLKAPHIQEVVAYKKPDAFAGERVCVQFVASSFMEEARLRDWCVKQLAPHQVPVEYTQVEKIPTLPNGKISRKLVGEMMGC comes from the coding sequence ATGTTTTTCATAAACGATCAGTTCTATTCTAAGGGTGATTTGCACCAGCAATTTGAACGTTTTGACCAAATGAACGTACTTCGTGATTGCAGGAAGAAGCGAATTGCCGTTTGCACAAATAATGTATTTGATGCATTGGCTCTCACTCTATATATAAAAGAAAATGGCGGGTCAGTTGTACCTATCCATGCTGCCACCCCAAGAGATGCAGCAATTCGTGTTGCTCATAAAAGCTCCAGTCATATTTTATTATTCGAAAATTTTAATTCTCCCATTTTAATGATAAATGACAGAGTAGAAAAACAAGGTGTGCTGGTACAAATGAGCTCTGGCACAACGGGTGAACCAAAATGTTTGGAACGCTCTTGGGAGGACATTCAAGAAGAAATAGATAGCTATAATAAAAGTTTGCCTGTTGATAAAGGAACCGTACCGATCATTGCATGCCCGATTTCCCATTCATATGGACTTATAAGCGGGGTGCTTACTGCTTTAGATCGAGAAACAAATCCTATCATTCTTCATAATCTCAATCCAAAATATGTGTTAAAAAAATTAATGGAGACACCAAACCATCTCTTGTATGCTTCGCCAGCATTTATAGATACGTTAACAAAGCTTTCACCACAAGACTTCTCCTTTCACAATGTTATGACATCAGGGATGTTGATGTCTGCAAAATGTCTGGAGGATCTAAAAAGCAAAACGAATAGAGTTTTGCAGCAGTATGGGTGTTCAGAAGCTGGTTGTATTGCGATTAACCCTGATGTCCAAGAACCTCATGAAATGGGATTTCCACTAGGACATTTTACTCTCAAAGCAGGACAAGATAAGAATGACCCTAAAGAAGTGATAGTACACGGAAAACGAAAAGTTATCCATACAAATGACATAGGATATATCAACGATTCAGGTTCCCTATGCCTTCTTGGTAGAAGAGATGACATGATTAACGTAGCAGGTCTCAATGTGTATCCTCACGAGGTAGAAGAGGTACTACTGAAGGCACCTCACATCCAAGAGGTGGTTGCCTATAAAAAACCAGACGCATTTGCAGGGGAGAGAGTATGTGTTCAATTTGTTGCTTCGTCATTTATGGAAGAGGCTAGGTTAAGGGATTGGTGCGTAAAGCAACTTGCCCCCCATCAAGTTCCGGTTGAATATACACAGGTTGAGAAAATTCCGACCCTCCCAAATGGAAAGATTAGTAGAAAGCTAGTAGGAGAGATGATGGGATGCTAA
- a CDS encoding IucA/IucC family protein, translating into MQQRVASKAEKRVIKQLSEAIVFEKLLPYEIKQESLKTVITIFGANFKIRSEAKRSSFGRIRLQDNTITITDLQGHEKPEPIRDIVYQLVNHEKMQDSLLEELNQTILLSEWNEKNLKLPNRRGLSYEEMESVIMEGHPYHPCFKARTGFSLSDHEMYGPEARQSFQLWWVAVKRDYVNASLPHVEEAFLQDELGVKTYSLLLERLNMKGGTTKDYSLFPVHPWQWKNKIQHELKCLSPDSMIPLGYAGDFFRATQSVRTLWNETHPKKAHIKLPLNMVNTSSLRLIEPHSVCTAPALSNWLEKLIKSDSYLTESLNILPEYAGIVGMEDNPNLSGHLAAIWRKSPSSFVKEEERAIPMNAMSLIEQDGEPFIKPWLERHGIKEWVTQFIKVTVVPVWHLLVSEGVALEAHAQNMILVHEDGWPKKIILRDFHESLEYVEDFLKQPSLAPNFKKLHPCYLNAGDDEFYWMSSIEGLRELIMDTLFVFHLSEVSFLLSEHMNFTEKAFWEVVRETIHSHLLLHPSLHERNKLLKAEKECIFTESLFTRKVGMDKREYRHSVINSLFKEGKLY; encoded by the coding sequence ATGCAACAGCGAGTAGCGTCTAAAGCGGAAAAAAGGGTAATCAAACAGTTGTCGGAGGCGATTGTTTTTGAAAAGTTGCTCCCTTATGAGATAAAACAGGAAAGTTTAAAAACTGTTATCACTATATTCGGTGCTAATTTCAAGATTCGATCAGAAGCGAAACGCTCTTCTTTTGGAAGAATCCGACTACAAGATAACACGATTACCATTACAGACCTACAAGGGCATGAAAAACCAGAACCAATAAGGGATATCGTATACCAATTAGTAAACCATGAAAAAATGCAAGATAGTTTGTTAGAAGAGTTGAACCAAACTATCTTGCTTAGTGAGTGGAATGAGAAAAACCTTAAGCTTCCAAATAGGAGAGGCCTGTCTTACGAAGAAATGGAATCAGTGATTATGGAAGGTCATCCGTACCACCCTTGCTTTAAGGCGCGGACTGGTTTTAGCCTATCCGATCATGAAATGTATGGACCAGAAGCGCGACAATCCTTCCAGTTGTGGTGGGTTGCCGTAAAAAGAGACTATGTAAATGCCTCCCTTCCACATGTAGAAGAGGCATTCTTACAAGATGAATTAGGCGTAAAAACCTATTCGTTACTCCTTGAGCGTCTGAATATGAAGGGAGGTACAACCAAGGATTACTCCCTGTTTCCTGTTCATCCTTGGCAATGGAAGAACAAGATTCAACACGAGCTAAAGTGTCTCAGTCCGGACAGTATGATCCCACTTGGATATGCCGGAGACTTTTTCCGGGCTACCCAATCTGTTAGAACATTGTGGAATGAAACCCATCCCAAAAAGGCACATATAAAATTACCATTAAACATGGTGAACACTTCGTCTTTAAGACTGATAGAACCACACTCTGTATGTACAGCTCCCGCTCTATCAAACTGGTTGGAGAAATTGATAAAGTCTGATAGCTATCTAACGGAGAGCCTTAACATTCTGCCAGAATATGCAGGAATAGTGGGAATGGAGGATAACCCGAATCTATCCGGTCACCTAGCAGCTATTTGGAGGAAAAGTCCAAGTAGTTTCGTCAAGGAGGAGGAAAGGGCCATTCCCATGAATGCCATGTCCTTAATAGAACAAGATGGTGAACCATTTATAAAACCTTGGCTTGAGCGTCATGGAATCAAAGAATGGGTAACACAGTTCATTAAAGTTACGGTTGTCCCTGTATGGCATTTGCTTGTATCAGAAGGAGTGGCTCTTGAAGCCCATGCGCAAAATATGATACTTGTTCACGAAGATGGTTGGCCTAAAAAAATAATTTTAAGAGATTTCCATGAAAGCTTGGAATATGTAGAAGATTTTCTGAAACAGCCCAGTTTAGCTCCAAATTTTAAAAAGTTACATCCATGCTACCTAAATGCAGGGGACGATGAATTCTATTGGATGTCCTCTATAGAGGGTTTAAGGGAATTGATCATGGATACTTTATTTGTATTTCATTTGAGTGAAGTTTCTTTCTTGCTAAGTGAACATATGAATTTTACAGAAAAAGCTTTCTGGGAAGTAGTTCGAGAAACCATTCATAGCCATTTACTTCTTCACCCTTCATTACATGAAAGAAACAAACTTTTAAAAGCAGAAAAGGAATGTATTTTTACTGAGTCTCTTTTTACAAGAAAAGTTGGAATGGATAAAAGAGAGTATCGTCATTCCGTTATCAACAGCTTATTTAAGGAAGGGAAGTTATATTAA
- a CDS encoding IucA/IucC family protein, translating to MNCYIREVGDVNWVKKNDLVKLFKLPYILNGEDVLELVLPLQHKRLIIEVNYRSLVGKHKLGRVYRSHDKELEWIEEEPLNCMITCIQELNLQARNNECKEMTSHYDELILRLIDSYHTICTYLEKSTSKYNHNKVEEYSFLESEQSLIFGHWLHPTPKSRQGMATWQHDLYAPELKGSFQLHYFEVDKSILKERFFSGEDSSIVNNEILEITREGKYLFPMHPLQAQWLLQQDYVQKSFEASLIKYVGPMGKTFSATSSIRTVYNKEDKWMYKFSIPVKVTNSMRVNKVHELEAGVVMAELFDKIDFLPKHNSFRVLHDPISFSLNLPGRNENGFEVIMRSNPFQEGNDRGVHSIAALVQDPLPGEESFIEKLIQNISRTYRISLEEASLQWFQKYWHCSVEPMIELYDEYGLALEAHQQNSLVDISNSFPSHYYFRDNQGYYLSNSKRSMLEKMVVNLKNAPELFYEEEIIQHRFTYYLFINHIFSIIYRMGEDGLIAEDKLVHWMIKELQKLGKRLSGEGKRFVHFILNSKVLPCKANLLTRFHDVDELLTELEQAVYTSIPNPFHLMLSMEKKEKHYATASSV from the coding sequence ATGAATTGTTATATTCGAGAGGTAGGAGATGTGAACTGGGTAAAGAAAAATGATTTGGTTAAGCTGTTTAAACTACCCTACATATTGAATGGTGAGGACGTTTTGGAACTGGTGCTTCCTTTACAACATAAAAGATTGATTATTGAAGTCAACTATCGCTCATTAGTAGGAAAACATAAACTAGGGAGAGTCTACAGAAGTCATGATAAGGAATTAGAATGGATAGAAGAAGAGCCCTTAAATTGTATGATTACATGCATTCAAGAGTTGAACCTTCAAGCAAGAAACAATGAATGCAAAGAGATGACATCCCACTATGATGAACTTATTTTAAGACTGATTGATAGCTATCATACCATTTGTACATATTTAGAAAAATCAACATCGAAATATAATCATAATAAAGTAGAAGAATACAGTTTTTTAGAATCGGAGCAGTCGCTTATATTCGGGCATTGGTTACATCCTACCCCGAAAAGTAGACAAGGCATGGCCACTTGGCAACATGATTTGTATGCGCCGGAACTAAAAGGCTCTTTCCAGCTACATTATTTTGAAGTGGATAAATCTATTTTGAAAGAACGGTTCTTTTCTGGAGAGGATTCCTCAATTGTTAACAATGAAATTCTGGAGATTACCAGGGAGGGGAAATACCTGTTCCCAATGCATCCTTTACAAGCCCAATGGCTCCTTCAACAGGACTATGTACAGAAATCATTTGAGGCTAGTCTAATCAAATATGTAGGGCCGATGGGGAAAACTTTTAGTGCCACCTCTTCCATTAGGACGGTTTATAACAAAGAGGATAAATGGATGTACAAGTTCTCCATCCCTGTAAAAGTAACAAATTCTATGAGAGTAAACAAAGTGCATGAATTGGAAGCTGGAGTTGTGATGGCGGAATTGTTCGATAAGATAGACTTTTTACCAAAACACAATTCTTTTCGAGTATTACACGATCCTATTTCCTTTTCTCTTAACCTACCAGGAAGAAATGAAAATGGTTTTGAAGTCATTATGCGTTCGAATCCGTTTCAAGAAGGTAATGACAGGGGTGTACATTCCATTGCAGCGTTGGTTCAAGACCCTCTTCCTGGTGAAGAATCATTCATAGAAAAATTGATACAAAATATTTCCCGAACTTATCGTATAAGTCTAGAAGAAGCAAGTTTACAATGGTTCCAAAAATATTGGCATTGTTCGGTAGAGCCTATGATTGAATTATATGATGAATACGGTTTGGCATTAGAGGCACATCAACAAAATAGTTTGGTAGATATATCAAACAGTTTTCCAAGTCATTATTATTTTAGGGATAATCAGGGTTATTATCTATCCAATTCAAAGAGATCTATGCTTGAAAAAATGGTTGTCAACTTGAAGAATGCACCTGAATTATTCTATGAAGAAGAAATCATACAACACCGTTTTACCTATTATCTTTTTATTAACCATATATTCTCCATTATTTACAGAATGGGAGAGGATGGCTTGATTGCTGAGGATAAGTTAGTCCATTGGATGATAAAAGAGTTGCAAAAGCTTGGAAAAAGATTATCTGGGGAAGGAAAAAGATTTGTTCATTTTATTCTTAACAGCAAGGTACTTCCATGCAAAGCAAACCTTTTAACTCGTTTTCATGATGTAGATGAACTTTTGACTGAATTGGAACAGGCAGTCTATACTTCCATACCAAATCCATTTCACCTAATGCTATCCATGGAGAAAAAGGAGAAACATTATGCAACAGCGAGTAGCGTCTAA
- a CDS encoding helix-turn-helix domain-containing protein: MNRITHHLLEEGEELCTPPSIIYVAANSAAIKNNELSNVETLSEGKAYWMKNGSILSPANQYLKIYMIEIADMKPEEIRFTATEPCKINPILDELIVLQNSKSFLDRCNFQAKLWKLIGSMTEVQPLDDIDQTINYINNNSHKHFTVQDLAAKARMTPVSFARAFKKNTGIPPKEYVLDTKLKKAKELIVQNKGINIKDVALQIGIQDEFYFSRLFKKREGLSPTVYIKKIQNRVAVVSQLFLQDHLLSLGIQPVAAPVYPSIFPKTNGVPSYLEKPLEGTYLLNAEKTFNSKDIMTVDPDCIIKTSLHHGEQQTLTWMKNNQVYSIDFQSTWDDYLEQIAHFFGREDAVATIKKDMGQLEKRAKEMLRGVARSGKWAVIWVRNEEIRLYGSSNHACMELLFQTLGFKPHQDLPNSGYISITVKELLDLNPDKILFLWSTKAAVDKVARHPEWNQLKAVENKDIYVPSSQEWDPWGPLGRKHMIEGIISYFNLDKTLLYD, encoded by the coding sequence ATGAACAGAATTACTCATCACCTACTAGAGGAAGGAGAAGAGCTATGCACACCTCCTTCCATTATTTATGTGGCGGCAAATTCAGCTGCCATTAAAAATAATGAATTGTCTAATGTAGAGACACTATCCGAAGGTAAAGCTTATTGGATGAAAAACGGTTCTATCTTGTCGCCTGCAAACCAATATTTAAAAATATATATGATAGAAATAGCTGATATGAAACCAGAAGAAATACGCTTCACCGCTACGGAACCTTGTAAAATAAATCCTATTTTAGATGAGCTTATAGTCCTTCAAAATAGCAAATCATTTTTGGACCGTTGCAATTTTCAAGCAAAGCTTTGGAAATTGATTGGTAGCATGACAGAAGTGCAACCTTTAGACGATATAGATCAAACCATAAACTATATCAACAATAATTCTCATAAACATTTTACTGTTCAAGACCTTGCTGCCAAAGCTAGAATGACACCGGTTTCTTTTGCGAGAGCTTTTAAAAAGAATACAGGCATTCCACCAAAAGAATATGTTCTTGATACAAAATTGAAAAAAGCTAAGGAACTTATAGTCCAAAATAAAGGTATTAATATAAAAGATGTTGCGCTTCAGATAGGTATTCAGGACGAATTTTACTTTAGTCGATTATTTAAAAAACGTGAAGGGTTATCACCAACTGTATACATAAAAAAGATTCAAAATAGAGTCGCGGTGGTCAGTCAATTATTTTTACAAGATCACTTGCTGTCATTAGGTATTCAACCAGTAGCAGCTCCCGTTTATCCTAGCATTTTTCCAAAAACAAACGGAGTCCCTTCCTATCTAGAAAAACCTTTAGAAGGAACCTACCTTTTGAATGCGGAAAAAACTTTTAATTCCAAAGATATTATGACAGTCGATCCTGATTGTATTATAAAAACATCTCTTCATCATGGGGAGCAACAAACACTTACTTGGATGAAGAATAATCAAGTTTATTCCATAGATTTTCAGAGTACATGGGATGATTACTTAGAACAAATAGCTCATTTTTTTGGTCGAGAAGATGCGGTAGCTACCATCAAGAAAGACATGGGGCAATTAGAGAAACGAGCAAAAGAGATGTTAAGAGGGGTGGCCAGAAGTGGAAAATGGGCGGTAATTTGGGTAAGAAACGAGGAAATTAGACTGTATGGTTCCTCCAATCATGCATGCATGGAGCTTTTGTTTCAGACACTAGGTTTCAAACCACATCAAGACCTGCCTAATAGTGGGTATATTTCCATTACTGTTAAAGAATTATTGGATCTTAATCCAGATAAAATTTTATTTTTATGGAGCACTAAGGCAGCGGTGGATAAAGTGGCAAGGCATCCTGAATGGAATCAACTTAAAGCAGTAGAAAACAAAGATATCTATGTACCAAGCAGTCAGGAATGGGATCCTTGGGGGCCGTTGGGAAGAAAGCATATGATAGAAGGTATAATTAGCTATTTTAATTTGGATAAAACTCTTCTTTATGATTAA
- a CDS encoding YrvL family regulatory protein, whose translation MGHDRDPNLSGSDKLILAISMTLLFALALLFVGGAFLFGFAGLFQLFSVQYDTKSSLVYYIVLLIPLTLLFEIATMTFLIRVLPRLRNRWTIIISKIGITFLFIWIPLYLTDEWIKGITVPLNTELVAASLLLILDSLVEKKHL comes from the coding sequence ATGGGGCATGATCGTGATCCAAATTTGAGCGGTTCCGATAAATTGATTTTAGCGATTTCTATGACACTTCTTTTTGCACTTGCTCTGCTTTTTGTGGGAGGAGCTTTTTTGTTTGGTTTTGCTGGTCTTTTTCAACTGTTCAGTGTCCAATATGATACAAAAAGTTCGTTGGTTTACTATATCGTTTTACTGATTCCATTGACCTTGCTTTTTGAAATAGCCACCATGACCTTCTTAATTAGAGTTCTGCCTAGACTAAGAAATAGGTGGACCATTATTATTTCAAAAATAGGGATTACCTTCCTTTTTATATGGATTCCTTTATATCTGACTGATGAATGGATAAAGGGGATCACCGTTCCACTGAATACAGAATTGGTTGCAGCTAGTTTGTTGCTTATTTTGGATAGTTTGGTCGAAAAAAAGCATCTTTAA
- the speD gene encoding adenosylmethionine decarboxylase: MTSEKRITLHEFNNLTKSLSFNMYDICYTKTKEERESYIDYIDEQYNADRLTKILKNVADLIGAHVLNVAKQDYVPQGASVTVLVSEGPVVEVPTESYEESPGPLPDSVVCQLDKSHITVHTYPEYHPVEGISTFRADIDVSTCGEISPLKALNYLIHSFETDIMTMDYRVRGFTRDINGNKLFIDHDINSIQNYIPNDVKSLYDMIDVNIYQENIFHTKCRLKEFDLNNYLFGYSKDKLSDEERYEITNKLTNEMDEIFYGKNINFGHRED, encoded by the coding sequence TTGACTTCAGAAAAAAGGATCACACTGCATGAGTTTAATAATTTGACCAAATCTCTGAGTTTTAATATGTATGATATTTGTTATACAAAGACAAAAGAGGAGAGGGAATCTTATATTGATTATATAGATGAACAATATAATGCAGATCGCTTGACCAAAATTTTAAAAAACGTGGCTGACCTGATCGGTGCACATGTACTAAATGTGGCAAAACAGGATTATGTACCTCAAGGTGCAAGTGTAACGGTGCTTGTTTCTGAAGGACCAGTAGTAGAAGTCCCGACCGAATCTTATGAAGAGTCTCCTGGACCACTACCAGATTCGGTAGTATGCCAGCTTGATAAAAGCCATATTACGGTACATACGTATCCGGAATATCACCCAGTAGAAGGAATCAGTACTTTTCGGGCCGATATTGATGTATCCACATGCGGGGAAATTTCCCCTTTGAAAGCATTAAACTATCTGATACACTCTTTTGAAACAGATATTATGACCATGGATTATCGTGTGCGCGGCTTCACACGAGATATAAATGGAAACAAGCTGTTTATTGATCATGATATTAATTCCATACAAAATTACATACCAAATGACGTAAAAAGCCTTTATGATATGATTGATGTAAATATCTATCAAGAAAACATTTTTCACACAAAGTGCCGCCTAAAAGAGTTTGACTTAAACAATTATCTGTTCGGTTATTCTAAAGACAAACTGTCAGATGAGGAAAGATATGAAATTACAAACAAGCTGACAAATGAAATGGACGAAATATTTTATGGAAAAAACATCAATTTTGGACACCGGGAAGATTAA
- a CDS encoding CBASS cGAMP-activated phospholipase — protein sequence MKMLCLDGGGIRGVFAVSILQEIEKEYNRPIADLVDLVAGTSTGSIIASSVSIKKPMKEVLSGYQKYGKQIFTRQAKVGLFKSIYSDRQLRRFIMQAFGKRKLKDITSPLLIPAVNLTHGRPFVHRSNYGNKAAKDMTIHLWDAVLSSCSAPVYFPPNNIGNDYLSIDGGLWANNPSLVCITEGLEYFKLKLEDIEILSIGTGLQKIDFTIQKNKYWGVKQWLPFQFPSMKVTPKLLDLALQLSSESVSYQCSHLLGSNYIRLNKELGEEVPFDDVTYMDELIQFGQSVYREQKKVISEFLSS from the coding sequence ATGAAAATGTTGTGTCTTGATGGGGGAGGAATCCGGGGAGTATTTGCCGTTTCTATTCTTCAGGAGATCGAGAAAGAATACAACCGGCCAATAGCCGACTTGGTAGACCTAGTCGCAGGGACTAGTACAGGTTCTATCATCGCTTCTTCCGTTTCCATCAAAAAGCCAATGAAAGAAGTTTTATCAGGTTATCAGAAATATGGAAAACAGATATTTACTCGTCAGGCAAAAGTGGGGCTTTTCAAAAGCATCTATAGTGACCGTCAGCTTAGACGTTTTATTATGCAAGCGTTTGGAAAACGCAAATTAAAGGATATCACAAGTCCACTGTTGATTCCTGCAGTTAACCTAACCCATGGCAGGCCATTTGTGCATCGTTCCAATTATGGGAACAAGGCGGCAAAAGATATGACCATTCACTTATGGGATGCCGTGCTATCCTCATGTTCTGCGCCCGTATATTTCCCCCCCAACAATATCGGCAATGACTATCTATCCATTGACGGAGGACTTTGGGCAAACAATCCATCACTGGTTTGTATTACAGAAGGGTTGGAATATTTCAAATTGAAACTGGAAGATATTGAAATTCTGTCTATCGGAACTGGACTTCAAAAAATTGATTTTACCATCCAAAAGAATAAATATTGGGGGGTAAAACAGTGGTTACCGTTTCAATTCCCTTCTATGAAAGTTACACCAAAATTATTAGACCTTGCTTTGCAATTATCATCTGAATCTGTGTCCTATCAATGCAGTCATTTATTAGGAAGCAATTACATCCGTCTCAATAAGGAATTAGGCGAGGAAGTACCATTTGATGATGTAACCTATATGGACGAGCTGATCCAATTCGGTCAATCTGTTTATCGTGAACAGAAAAAAGTGATAAGCGAATTCTTGAGTTCTTAA
- a CDS encoding ArsA family ATPase: MSRFFNHKIMFIGGKGGVGKSTTASAVAQLFSEESKKVLLVSTDPAHNIGDIFHVKPKDKVLSINTYLHLLEINPQSESKRYIEEVKNNLKGLVKATMVEEVHRQIDLASASPGADEAALFDKITSLILEEYDSFDHIIFDTAPTGHTIRLLTLPELMNVWISGLLEKRKKVQQNYSQLLNDGEPVEDPIFDKLQARKQKFVKVRDILLDQNKTGYAFVLNAERLPILETKKAIEMLEKQNMNVSTVFVNKVIPDHADGVFMENRRQNERRYIQQVHEIFHKPEIIKIPLFEHDISNMEHLRKYAGALTKITSY; the protein is encoded by the coding sequence ATGAGTAGATTTTTCAATCATAAAATTATGTTTATTGGAGGCAAAGGGGGAGTTGGAAAATCAACCACAGCTTCTGCGGTTGCACAGCTTTTCTCGGAAGAGAGCAAAAAGGTGTTATTGGTATCGACAGATCCAGCCCATAATATTGGAGACATCTTTCATGTAAAACCGAAAGATAAAGTATTGTCGATCAACACATACCTGCATCTTCTAGAAATTAACCCTCAATCAGAATCAAAAAGGTATATTGAGGAGGTTAAAAATAACCTCAAGGGGTTAGTAAAGGCAACCATGGTGGAAGAAGTACATAGGCAGATTGATCTTGCAAGCGCATCACCAGGAGCAGATGAGGCAGCCCTATTCGATAAAATCACTTCATTAATACTGGAAGAATACGATTCTTTTGATCATATCATTTTTGACACAGCACCAACCGGCCACACCATTCGGCTGTTAACTTTGCCTGAACTGATGAACGTCTGGATCAGTGGACTGTTGGAAAAGAGAAAAAAGGTTCAGCAAAACTATAGCCAGCTATTAAACGATGGAGAGCCAGTGGAAGACCCGATATTTGATAAATTACAGGCTAGAAAACAAAAGTTCGTAAAGGTAAGGGATATTCTCCTTGATCAGAATAAGACAGGTTATGCATTTGTCCTTAATGCCGAGAGACTTCCTATACTTGAAACTAAAAAAGCAATAGAAATGTTGGAAAAGCAAAACATGAACGTTTCCACTGTTTTTGTAAATAAGGTTATCCCCGATCATGCAGATGGAGTCTTTATGGAAAATCGAAGACAAAATGAAAGAAGATATATACAGCAGGTTCATGAAATTTTCCACAAGCCAGAAATTATTAAAATTCCATTGTTTGAGCATGATATTTCTAATATGGAACATTTAAGGAAGTATGCGGGTGCCCTAACAAAAATCACCTCTTACTGA